The genomic interval CCGCGCGGCCACGATCGACGGCGGCGGCGCTGCCTCCCGCACCACTGGCGCCCCCCGCCATGTTTCAGCCCGATGCAGCTCCCCACTTCATGACCACCGCATGACGACCAGCAGGCCCCGCATCGGACTCGTGCTCGGCGGCGGTGGGCTCAAGGGCTTTGCGCACATCGGCGTGCTCGACGTGCTGCACGGTGCCGGCATCGATCCCGTGCTGCTGGCCGGATCGAGCATCGGCGCGCTGATCGCGAGCGCCTACGCACTGGGCACCCCGGTGCCGAGGATGCGTGAGCGGGCGCTGGCACTCACGCGCAAGGACCTGTTCCGCGTGAACGCCGGCGGCTTCGCGCGCGGGCTGCTGCGCAGCCCGAGCTTCTACTATCGCGAACCGCTGCAGGCGCTGATCGCCGGAGTGATCCCGGACCGGCGCTTCGACCAGATCACGATCCCGCTGCTGGTGAACACGGTCGACCTCGAGAACGGCATGCAGGTGATGTGGGGCGCGCCGGGCTTCCGCCAGGCGTCGATCCGGGAGGCGGTGTACGCGTCGTGCGCGCTGCCAGGGTTCTTCCCGCCCGGGGTGGTGTCGGGCCGCACCTGCGTGGATGGCGGCACGATCGACAACATGCCGGTGTCGGCGGTGGCCGAGGGGCTGGACCTCCTCATCGCGGTGGATGTGGGCAACAGCGAGCTGGAGGCGGCCACCGAGGTGGCGCACCGCGGCATCGCGTCGATCTTCATGCGCTCGGCCACGCTGATGATGCGCACGCTGCAGCACATGCCACTGGAGCACTGGACGACGCCCCCGCTGGTCCTCGTCAGGCCGCACGTGAGTCGCTACGGCTGGTTCAACTTCGAGAAGATCCCGCTGCTGATCGAGGCCGGTGCACTGGCGGCGCGCGAGGTGCTGTCGTCGATCCCGCAGGCGCTGGCGGCAGGACGCGGCATCTTCCCGCGGCAGCGCGTGCAGGTCACGGTGGATGCGCAGCGCTGCACCGGGTGCGGGCAATGCCTGGCGATGGCGCCACATGCCATGGTGCGTGGCGCAGACGGGAAGGCGCAGCCGCGCGCCCTGGACTTCGACTGGAGTCCGGTGGACAGTGACTTCACCGTGCACTGTCCCACCGGTGCGATCGGATTGCACCGGCAGTCCTGACGACCTTCGCACCGGTGATGTGCACGACGGCGCGGTGCGGCCGGAGCCGCAGGGATCGTGCGATCGCGGTCACCGTGCACGGCCAGCCTGTGCGCCGGTGCGGGAGCGACGTGCAGCCGGTTACGCCGTCGCAGTCACCAGGGCGGCCGCAGCCAGCGCCTGGTACGAATCCACTGCCGCCCGCATCTCCGCGATGCTGATGAACTCATCGTCGGTGTGCGCCACGTGGATGCTG from Gemmatimonadaceae bacterium carries:
- a CDS encoding patatin-like phospholipase family protein, translated to MTTSRPRIGLVLGGGGLKGFAHIGVLDVLHGAGIDPVLLAGSSIGALIASAYALGTPVPRMRERALALTRKDLFRVNAGGFARGLLRSPSFYYREPLQALIAGVIPDRRFDQITIPLLVNTVDLENGMQVMWGAPGFRQASIREAVYASCALPGFFPPGVVSGRTCVDGGTIDNMPVSAVAEGLDLLIAVDVGNSELEAATEVAHRGIASIFMRSATLMMRTLQHMPLEHWTTPPLVLVRPHVSRYGWFNFEKIPLLIEAGALAAREVLSSIPQALAAGRGIFPRQRVQVTVDAQRCTGCGQCLAMAPHAMVRGADGKAQPRALDFDWSPVDSDFTVHCPTGAIGLHRQS